The Corynebacterium camporealensis genome contains a region encoding:
- a CDS encoding NYN domain-containing protein, whose amino-acid sequence MPGTYLLVWDAPNMDMGLGALLGGRPTSAHRPRFDAIGRWVSELARERGANPQAAVFTNVAPGGADVIRPWVEAIRNVGFAVFAKPKLHENDDVDPDMLEHIESLRDDLAGLVVASADGQNFQPLLEELVDDSIPVTILGFHEHASWAVTHPDFEFVDLEDLDGVFREPLPRVNLDNLPEGGAWLQPFRPLSALLD is encoded by the coding sequence ATGCCGGGTACCTACCTGTTGGTGTGGGATGCACCGAATATGGACATGGGACTAGGCGCGCTGTTGGGTGGTCGCCCGACCTCGGCGCATCGTCCGCGCTTTGATGCCATTGGCCGCTGGGTCAGCGAGCTTGCCCGCGAACGTGGCGCGAATCCGCAGGCCGCTGTCTTTACCAACGTCGCTCCCGGTGGCGCTGATGTCATCCGCCCCTGGGTCGAGGCCATCCGCAACGTCGGTTTCGCGGTGTTTGCCAAGCCGAAGCTGCATGAGAATGACGATGTCGACCCGGACATGCTTGAGCACATCGAGTCCTTGCGCGACGATCTGGCCGGTCTGGTCGTAGCGTCAGCGGATGGACAGAACTTCCAGCCGCTGCTCGAAGAACTTGTCGATGACAGCATTCCTGTGACTATCCTGGGCTTTCATGAACACGCCTCGTGGGCAGTCACGCATCCGGACTTCGAGTTCGTAGACTTAGAAGACCTCGACGGCGTCTTCCGTGAGCCGTTGCCGCGGGTTAATCTGGATAATCTGCCCGAAGGCGGAGCCTGGTTGCAGCCTTTCCGCCCACTTTCTGCCCTGTTGGACTAA